Proteins encoded by one window of Salvia splendens isolate huo1 chromosome 7, SspV2, whole genome shotgun sequence:
- the LOC121741043 gene encoding uncharacterized protein LOC121741043: MEAEVVEILLPKNKPNLSRRDSWNEANLELKSYGSGLKWVFLDYSSLWRAGLSWSVFFVLNIGVPLVSHFVFSCSDCDPSHQRPFDAITQLSLSLFAAISFLSISSFAQKYGLRRFLFLNRLSEETEKVQQGYTHQLHRSMKLLWAFVLPCFLVDSVYKIWWFSTGGDQIPYVYNIYLSKSIICILLMCSWLYRVSICFLFCVLFRLTCYLQLLRLDEFAKVFERESEVATILVDHLSIRRNLRVISHRFRLFILSTLILVTISQFASLLVTTEPRSNVNIATAGELALCSMTLVTGLFICLQSAAKITHKAQAVTCLAAKWHACATISSFDELDDVTPPAQIASAAAAVVDWDTDNEEGDGDDVLDNTNLVPIYANTISYQKRQALVTYFEHNRAGMTVYGFMLDRTWLHTIFAIQLSLTLWILNKTIGIS, from the exons ATGGAGGCGGAAGTTGTAGAGATTCTATTGCCGAAGAACAAACCGAATCTATCGCGGCGAGATTCTTGGAACGAAGCGAATCTAGAGCTGAAGAGCTATGGATCAGGTCTGAAATGGGTGTTTCTAGATTATTCTAGTCTCTGGAGAGCTGGGCTCTCGTGGTCCGTTTTCTTTGTGCTGAACATCGGCGTTCCCCTCGTCTCCCACTTCGTATTCTCCTGCTCCGACTGCGATCCCAGCCACCAGCGGCCCTTCGATGCAATCACTCagctctccctctccctcttcgCCGCCATCTCCTTCCTCAGCATCTCTTCCTTCGCACAGAAATACGGCCTTCGCAGGTTTCTCTTCCTCAATAGGCTGTCTGAAGAAACTGAAAAGGTTCAGCAAGGCTACACTCACCAGCTTCAT AGATCGATGAAGCTGCTGTGGGCGTTCGTGCTCCCCTGTTTCTTAGTAGACAGCGTGTACAAAATATGGTGGTTTAGCACAGGAGGAGACCAGATTCCATATGTGTACAACATCTACCTGAGCAAATCCATCATCTGCATCCTCCTCATGTGCTCGTGGCTCTACCGCGTATCAATCTGCTTCCTCTTCTGCGTCCTCTTCCGCCTCACCTGCTACCTCCAGCTCCTCAGACTAGACGAGTTCGCTAAGGTCTTCGAAAGAGAATCCGAGGTGGCAACCATCTTGGTGGACCATCTCAGCATCAGAAGAAATCTCCGTGTCATTAGCCACCGGTTCAGGCTCTTCATCTTGTCCACTCTGATCCTAGTCACCATAAGCCAATTCGCTTCCTTGCTCGTCACCACCGAGCCTAGATCAAACGTTAACATAGCCACAGCAGGCGAACTCGCG CTATGTTCGATGACATTGGTGACAGGGTTGTTTATCTGCTTGCAAAGTGCTGCGAAGATCACGCACAAGGCGCAAGCAGTTACGTGTTTAGCTGCTAAGTGGCATGCCTGTGCCACGATCAGCTCGTTCGATGAATTAGACGACGTGACTCCTCCGGCTCAGATTGCTTCAGCGGCCGCAGCTGTTGTGGATTGGGATACGGATAATGAAGAAGGGGATGGAGATGATGTGTTGGATAACACCAACTTAGTTCCTATTTATGCTAATACTATTTCTTACCAGAAGAGGCAAGCTCTAG TCACATATTTCGAGCACAACAGAGCTGGGATGACGGTGTATGGATTTATGCTGGACAGAACTTGGCTGCACACTATATTTGCCATACAACTTTCACTCACACTCTGGATCTTGAACAAGACTATTGGGATTTCCTAA
- the LOC121810703 gene encoding uncharacterized protein LOC121810703 — MGRSVMARLVTLLVALAVTTEAADYISAASTILQCANFLRNPNPTAPGGNCCTAAKQLLALGEAKTLCEALKPLTSTFLPSKAKLLPDICNLPAFYPLLICL; from the coding sequence ATGGGTAGATCGGTTATGGCAAGGTTGGTAACATTGTTGGTTGCATTAGCGGTGACGACGGAGGCGGCGGACTACATAAGCGCGGCTTCCACCATACTCCAATGCGCAAACTTCCTGCGGAATCCTAATCCAACGGCGCCGGGAGGGAACTGCTGCACTGCAGCCAAACAGTTGCTTGCTTTAGGCGAAGCCAAGACTTTGTGCGAGGCTCTTAAACCCCTCACCTCCACCTTTCTCCCTTCCAAGGCCAAACTGCTTCCCGACATCTGCAATCTCCCCGCCTTCTACCCCCTCCTCATTTGCCTGTAA
- the LOC121810704 gene encoding non-specific lipid-transfer protein 3-like, with protein MALVVWRATAAIRCGDAVSKVLPCQSFMLSGEEAPSATCCSAVQSLEKLERESSDDRQAICKCFKGLYRLFPVNITKAQLIPQLCNVTISIAVTPNIDCDRI; from the exons ATGGCCCTGGTCGTTTGGCGTGCGACGGCGGCGATCAGGTGCGGCGATGCGGTGTCGAAGGTGCTTCCGTGCCAAAGTTTCATGTTGAGCGGGGAGGAGGCGCCGAGCGCGACTTGCTGCAGCGCAGTGCAGTCTCTGGAGAAGCTGGAGAGGGAGTCGAGCGACGATCGCCAGGCGATATGCAAGTGCTTCAAGGGACTTTATAGGCTTTTCCCTGTTAACATCACTAAAGCTCAGCTGATCCCTCAGCTTTGCAATGTTACCATCTCCATTGCTGTTACTCCTAACATTGACTGCGACAG GATATGA
- the LOC121810705 gene encoding RPM1-interacting protein 4-like, producing the protein MVKHLHVPKFGNWDGDNVPYTAFFENARKEKGSGVRINPNDPQQNPEAFLQADGSRTTMSSGSSSNATSANPVLKPNHHHKKSDSNNADDFHRSVSVPKFGQWDEKDPRSEEGFTVIFNKVKEEKHIAAAKFPPVPLHTTNNYQPSREKETRKKCCCLF; encoded by the exons ATGGTAAAGCATCTTCATGTGCCTAAGTTCGGAAACTGGGATGGTGACAACGTGCCATACACCGCCTTCTTTGAGAATGCGCGCAAAGAAAAAGGCAGCGGGGTTAGAATCAATCCAAATGATCCACAGCAGAACCCGGAGGCCTTTCTTCAAGCT GATGGTAGCCGTACCACAATGTCTTCGGGATCAAGCAGTAATGCTACTTCTGCCAATCCAGTCCTTAAGCCCAACCATCACCACAAAAAATCAGACAGTAACAATGCTGATGACTTT CACAGATCAGTGTCGGTTCCAAAATTCGGGCAATGGGACGAAAAAGATCCGAGATCAGAGGAAGGATTTACTGTAATTTTCAACAAAGTGAAGGAGGAAAAACACATAGCTGCAGCCAAGTTTCCTCCTGTTCCACTACATACTACCAACAATTATCAGCCTAGCCGCGAAAAGGAGACCAGAAAG aaatgttGCTGCCTGTTTTGA